A window of the Branchiibius hedensis genome harbors these coding sequences:
- a CDS encoding Dyp-type peroxidase, translating into MSSSAPDPHPTSGEDRGLSRRRLVQGAAGGAAVGALAVGGSAWAMTDRGSTAGQSDQEADRDTVDLSQSHPFYGSGAQAGVFTPPQRHALFMTFTMVAGTTASDLQSLLARWSAAIAQLTQGKSIGAVEPTRAGAVAPDTGEAFNLDPASLTVTIGLGPSLFDDRFGLKDKRPALLTDLPDLPSDSLQPGLTGGDLSLQACADDPQVAYHAIRNLARMVRGTADTHWTVMGFGRASAGAGQYTPRNLMGFKDGTRNITEEADRTKFVTIADADQKWLEGGTYQVVRKIEMDIEIWDADPVSDQQHVFGRTKDEGAPLSGTKEFDTPDFHKAGAVNGLAIPATSHVALAAPENNGGVKILRRGYNYTDGINQYGQLDAGLLFIAYLNDPAHFITLQKKLGSSDRLNEYISHIGSGLFAVPPAPATGHYVGEALFA; encoded by the coding sequence ATGAGCAGTAGCGCCCCCGACCCGCACCCAACCTCGGGTGAGGACCGCGGTCTGTCGCGCCGCCGGCTGGTGCAAGGTGCCGCCGGTGGTGCGGCTGTCGGTGCCCTCGCCGTCGGCGGCAGCGCCTGGGCCATGACCGACCGGGGCAGCACCGCCGGGCAGTCCGACCAGGAAGCCGACCGCGACACCGTCGACCTGTCGCAGTCGCATCCGTTCTACGGCTCTGGCGCCCAGGCCGGGGTGTTCACACCGCCGCAGCGGCACGCGCTCTTCATGACGTTCACGATGGTCGCGGGGACCACGGCCAGTGACCTGCAGTCACTCCTGGCCCGGTGGTCGGCGGCGATCGCGCAACTGACGCAGGGCAAATCGATCGGGGCGGTCGAGCCCACCCGCGCGGGAGCAGTGGCACCGGACACCGGTGAAGCGTTCAACCTCGATCCGGCCAGCCTGACCGTGACCATCGGCCTCGGGCCGTCGCTGTTCGACGACCGGTTCGGCCTGAAAGACAAGCGGCCGGCCCTCCTGACCGACCTACCGGATCTGCCCTCGGACTCCCTGCAACCGGGCCTCACCGGCGGTGACCTGTCGTTGCAGGCGTGCGCCGACGACCCCCAGGTCGCCTACCACGCGATCCGCAACCTGGCCCGCATGGTCCGGGGAACCGCCGACACCCATTGGACCGTCATGGGATTCGGTCGCGCTTCTGCCGGAGCGGGTCAGTACACGCCGCGCAACCTGATGGGTTTCAAGGACGGCACCCGCAACATCACCGAGGAAGCCGACCGCACGAAATTCGTGACGATCGCGGACGCCGACCAGAAGTGGCTGGAGGGCGGCACCTACCAAGTCGTGCGCAAGATCGAGATGGACATCGAGATCTGGGACGCCGATCCGGTCAGCGACCAACAACACGTCTTCGGTCGCACCAAAGATGAAGGTGCACCGCTGTCAGGCACCAAGGAGTTCGACACCCCGGACTTCCACAAGGCCGGCGCGGTCAACGGCTTGGCCATCCCGGCGACCTCGCACGTCGCGCTTGCCGCACCCGAGAACAACGGCGGCGTGAAGATCCTGCGCCGGGGGTACAACTACACCGACGGGATCAACCAGTACGGCCAGTTGGACGCCGGACTGCTGTTCATCGCCTACCTGAACGACCCAGCCCACTTCATCACCCTGCAGAAGAAGTTGGGCTCCTCCGACCGGTTGAACGAGTACATCTCACACATCGGGTCCGGTCTGTTCGCCGTACCCCCAGCGCCCGCAACCGGGCACTACGTGGGCGAGGCCCTGTTCGCCTGA
- a CDS encoding SDR family oxidoreductase → MQIDGSVAIVTGAGGGIGAALVKELVAHGARVVATDLDGDALATAVPTSDTVRTLPGDAASTNDIRASIDIAEREFGPVDLYAANAGVLRGFEPDVTSTDWDLSWRVNVMAHVKAAELLLPGWLERGSGHFLSTASAAGLLTQLGSPTYSVTKHAAVGYAEWLAATYGDRGVGVTCLCPMGVDTAMVRDGLASDDPVVQAGTASVTSAGEVLSPEVVAREAIRGVIEGGFLVLPHPEVATYRERKAADIDRWIAGMQRFRRGLEAGS, encoded by the coding sequence GTGCAGATCGATGGATCGGTGGCCATTGTCACCGGAGCCGGCGGCGGTATTGGTGCTGCCCTGGTCAAGGAGCTGGTGGCTCACGGCGCCCGGGTGGTTGCGACCGACCTCGATGGTGACGCTCTCGCCACCGCCGTCCCCACCTCGGACACGGTTCGCACGCTGCCGGGTGATGCCGCCAGCACCAACGACATTCGCGCATCGATCGACATCGCCGAACGCGAGTTCGGGCCGGTCGATCTGTACGCCGCGAACGCCGGGGTGCTGCGCGGATTCGAGCCCGATGTGACGTCGACCGACTGGGACCTGTCCTGGCGGGTCAACGTGATGGCGCACGTCAAGGCCGCGGAACTGCTCCTGCCGGGTTGGCTCGAGCGGGGCAGTGGGCACTTCCTGTCGACCGCCTCCGCGGCGGGGTTGCTCACCCAACTGGGCAGCCCGACGTACTCAGTGACCAAACACGCAGCGGTGGGGTACGCCGAGTGGCTGGCCGCGACGTACGGCGATCGGGGCGTCGGGGTCACCTGCCTGTGCCCGATGGGGGTGGACACCGCGATGGTGCGCGACGGTCTGGCATCCGACGACCCGGTCGTGCAGGCTGGAACGGCGTCGGTGACGTCCGCGGGAGAGGTTCTGAGCCCGGAAGTCGTTGCGCGAGAAGCGATCCGGGGTGTCATCGAAGGAGGGTTCCTGGTGTTGCCGCATCCGGAGGTTGCGACGTATCGCGAGCGCAAGGCGGCCGACATCGACCGTTGGATTGCCGGCATGCAGCGCTTCCGACGCGGTCTGGAAGCCGGGTCGTGA
- the efeU gene encoding iron uptake transporter permease EfeU — translation MLATFIIGLREGLEAALIVSIVATFLKRNGQPLRPMWIGVGAAVALSILVGVVLSVIESSLPQAAQEGMESIINAIAVVLVTTMILWMAKHARGMKRELETAASTALASGTSRALVLMAFLAVLKEGFETSVFLLATFSAASSTWFAAAGAVLGIAAAVVLGYGLYTGGVKLNLAKFFKYTSVFLVLVAAGLLVSALRTAHEAGWLNAGQQRTLDLAWLAPTGSVRGAVLTGVLGIPADPRLVELLAWLAYVVPMLLIIFWPQAYRPGAAASRRIKAAAAAGCALVAAALMIGVRTPSVSLPASAPIVGSSGSRLGTAELLGTTVRMVIDGHPSEVTVMDAGTTVHNGVTAKVLRSDATPSDIKRTASLSELALLNGGRLPVGVVAERNPGPFALTESLRGQVTAYAVDGRLIDATDDRRVVDTISGGGLDTVRTFTLPGNTWTVDPAYVASTASTLGDYTSAQAEHRFWRWVVPGVLLLAAAALLAAAWRSRRAEAVVPSQSPVGVPISTP, via the coding sequence TCAAGCGCAACGGCCAGCCGTTGCGGCCCATGTGGATCGGGGTCGGCGCCGCGGTCGCCCTCAGCATCCTGGTCGGCGTCGTCCTCAGTGTGATCGAAAGCAGCCTTCCCCAAGCCGCGCAGGAGGGCATGGAGTCGATCATCAACGCGATCGCCGTGGTCCTGGTCACCACGATGATCCTGTGGATGGCCAAACACGCTCGCGGGATGAAACGGGAGTTGGAAACCGCCGCCAGCACCGCCCTGGCCTCGGGGACCTCTCGGGCGCTGGTGTTGATGGCCTTCCTCGCGGTCCTCAAGGAGGGGTTCGAAACCTCCGTTTTCCTGCTGGCGACGTTCTCCGCCGCGAGCAGCACCTGGTTCGCCGCCGCCGGTGCCGTGCTCGGGATCGCGGCGGCCGTCGTCCTGGGCTACGGGCTCTACACCGGCGGCGTGAAGCTGAACCTGGCCAAGTTCTTCAAGTACACCAGCGTGTTCCTGGTACTCGTCGCGGCCGGCCTGCTCGTGTCGGCACTACGCACCGCCCACGAGGCCGGGTGGCTGAACGCCGGACAACAGCGCACTCTCGACCTCGCCTGGCTGGCACCGACCGGGTCGGTGCGGGGCGCCGTACTCACCGGGGTGCTCGGGATCCCGGCCGACCCGCGGTTGGTGGAGTTGCTCGCATGGCTGGCGTACGTCGTACCCATGCTGCTGATCATCTTCTGGCCGCAGGCCTACCGCCCGGGTGCCGCTGCGAGCCGCCGGATCAAGGCGGCGGCCGCTGCCGGCTGTGCCCTGGTCGCCGCCGCGCTGATGATCGGGGTGCGTACGCCGAGCGTCAGCCTGCCTGCATCGGCACCGATCGTTGGCTCGTCCGGGAGCCGGCTGGGTACCGCCGAACTGCTCGGAACCACCGTGCGCATGGTGATCGACGGCCACCCGTCCGAGGTCACGGTCATGGACGCGGGCACCACCGTGCACAACGGCGTCACCGCGAAGGTCCTGCGCAGTGACGCCACGCCTTCGGACATCAAACGCACCGCCAGTCTCAGCGAACTGGCCCTGCTGAACGGTGGGCGCCTGCCCGTCGGTGTCGTGGCCGAACGCAACCCCGGGCCGTTCGCGCTGACTGAATCGCTGCGCGGGCAGGTGACCGCCTACGCCGTCGACGGTCGGCTGATCGATGCCACCGACGATCGTCGCGTCGTCGACACGATTTCCGGGGGTGGACTGGACACCGTTCGGACGTTCACCCTGCCGGGCAACACCTGGACGGTGGACCCGGCGTACGTCGCGTCCACCGCCAGCACTCTGGGCGACTACACGTCGGCCCAGGCCGAGCATCGGTTCTGGCGCTGGGTCGTTCCCGGCGTTCTCCTCCTCGCGGCAGCAGCGCTGCTCGCCGCCGCCTGGCGGTCGCGCCGGGCCGAAGCCGTCGTTCCCTCGCAGTCCCCCGTAGGCGTGCCGATCAGCACACCCTGA
- a CDS encoding PhzF family phenazine biosynthesis protein: protein MSAFADGDGGGNPAGVVLDAANLSDDQMLRIAQEVGYSETAFVGSETDATGRRYQVRYWSPAAEVPFCGHASVATAVALAERDGVGGLTLATRAGDVAIDTERNDHGAIQVAMTSVAPEVRDLDPVILDSLLDLLGLVPTDLDPRFPPRESFAGNWHPVLVLADREIFNQFRFAPKAVAELMKRQGWTGTVTVLREVGRDDFAARNLFPVGRITEDPATGSAAASVGAYLRSIGYASPASAITIHQGSHVGRPSLLTICVPEEGGIIVTGSASLL, encoded by the coding sequence ATGAGCGCCTTTGCCGATGGCGACGGCGGCGGTAACCCGGCAGGCGTCGTCCTCGACGCTGCTAACTTGAGCGACGACCAAATGCTGCGGATCGCCCAAGAGGTCGGCTACTCAGAGACCGCATTCGTCGGGTCCGAGACCGATGCGACCGGGCGTCGTTACCAGGTGCGGTACTGGTCGCCCGCGGCCGAGGTGCCCTTCTGCGGGCACGCGTCGGTTGCGACCGCGGTCGCTCTGGCCGAGCGCGACGGGGTCGGTGGCCTGACGCTGGCCACTCGAGCGGGGGACGTGGCGATCGACACCGAGCGGAACGACCACGGCGCCATCCAGGTTGCGATGACCAGCGTGGCGCCCGAAGTCCGGGACCTCGACCCGGTGATCCTGGACTCGTTGCTGGACCTGTTGGGGCTGGTCCCCACCGACCTTGATCCGCGGTTTCCGCCGCGAGAGTCCTTCGCCGGCAACTGGCACCCGGTGCTGGTCCTGGCTGATCGCGAGATCTTCAACCAGTTCCGCTTCGCCCCGAAAGCAGTGGCCGAGTTGATGAAGCGGCAGGGCTGGACCGGCACCGTCACCGTCTTGCGCGAAGTTGGTCGCGACGACTTCGCGGCGCGAAACCTATTCCCGGTTGGTCGTATCACCGAGGACCCCGCAACGGGGTCGGCAGCGGCGTCCGTCGGCGCGTATCTACGTAGCATCGGCTACGCATCGCCAGCGTCGGCCATCACCATTCACCAAGGCAGCCATGTCGGTCGACCGAGTCTGCTCACGATCTGCGTACCGGAGGAAGGCGGCATCATCGTGACAGGTAGCGCCTCGTTGTTATAG
- the efeO gene encoding iron uptake system protein EfeO produces MSSFPRSTTTAVVGAALCTALAACGSGSSTGSGSSATNSAATSGGAATGAPVKNGAAQVAITLTDNDCSVDHATAAAGPITFTVKNESAPGISEVELLSQERILGEKENLAPGLPATTFTVTLTGGQYQIYCPGATTENRTFTVTGTAASTGASSTQQLLADGTKGYGTYVANTLADMVVAVGNLKTAVDSGDVAKAKEAYAKARPFYEKIESDVEGFVLPGKDATDNKFNLDYLIDMRASNLDPAVGWSGFHAIERDLWQNGKITDQTKTYAADLQKNVGTLAQLAKSLTYKPEDLANGAASLLEEVQSNKIKGEEESFSHLDLVDFAANVEGAQQAFAYLKPGLDKIDPTLSTQVATQFKNVLAALEKYRDDSALGGYKAWTPQLRATDAAALSKAVQALQDPLSRIAEKVATAQ; encoded by the coding sequence ATGTCCTCGTTCCCCCGTTCAACGACTACTGCCGTAGTCGGGGCCGCGCTGTGCACCGCGCTGGCTGCCTGCGGTTCCGGCAGTTCCACCGGGAGTGGCTCCAGCGCGACCAACTCGGCGGCGACCTCCGGCGGCGCTGCAACCGGTGCCCCCGTCAAGAACGGCGCGGCCCAGGTCGCCATCACCCTGACGGACAACGACTGCTCGGTCGACCACGCGACCGCTGCCGCCGGACCGATCACCTTCACGGTCAAGAACGAGAGTGCCCCGGGCATCAGCGAGGTCGAGTTGCTGAGCCAGGAGCGGATCCTCGGCGAGAAGGAGAACCTGGCTCCCGGCCTGCCGGCGACCACGTTCACGGTGACCCTCACCGGTGGGCAGTACCAGATCTACTGCCCCGGGGCCACGACCGAGAACCGCACCTTCACGGTGACCGGAACTGCCGCCAGCACTGGCGCGAGCAGCACTCAGCAGCTCCTGGCCGACGGCACCAAGGGGTACGGAACCTACGTCGCCAACACCCTCGCGGACATGGTCGTTGCCGTCGGCAACCTCAAGACCGCTGTCGATTCGGGCGACGTCGCGAAGGCCAAAGAGGCCTACGCCAAGGCCCGGCCGTTCTACGAGAAGATCGAGTCCGACGTCGAAGGTTTCGTCCTGCCGGGCAAGGACGCCACCGACAACAAGTTCAACCTCGACTACCTGATCGACATGCGGGCCTCCAACCTCGACCCCGCGGTCGGCTGGTCCGGCTTCCACGCGATCGAACGCGACCTGTGGCAGAACGGCAAGATCACCGACCAGACCAAGACCTACGCCGCGGACCTGCAGAAGAACGTCGGCACCCTCGCGCAGTTGGCGAAGTCGCTGACCTACAAACCCGAGGACCTGGCCAACGGTGCCGCCAGCCTGCTGGAAGAGGTGCAGAGCAACAAGATCAAGGGTGAGGAAGAGTCGTTCAGCCACCTCGACCTGGTCGACTTCGCGGCCAACGTCGAGGGTGCACAGCAGGCGTTCGCCTACCTCAAGCCGGGTCTGGACAAGATCGACCCGACCCTCTCGACGCAGGTGGCCACCCAGTTCAAGAACGTTCTGGCTGCACTGGAGAAGTACCGCGACGACAGTGCGCTGGGTGGTTACAAGGCCTGGACGCCGCAGCTGCGGGCAACCGACGCCGCGGCCCTGAGCAAGGCCGTGCAGGCGCTGCAGGACCCGCTGTCCCGGATCGCCGAGAAGGTCGCCACCGCGCAGTAG